A single region of the Rhodococcus sp. W8901 genome encodes:
- a CDS encoding SH3-like domain-containing protein, producing the protein MPKFKVGDRVVVKDQTSLFHTRTQAYVRNQTGTVVAHRPEWVIPEDEAFDKLETGRKEPFYVVSFKQTDLWPRYTGYDIDTLETECAEGWLRAPEKDQ; encoded by the coding sequence ATGCCGAAGTTCAAAGTCGGCGACCGCGTGGTCGTCAAGGACCAGACCAGCCTCTTCCACACGCGCACACAGGCTTACGTGCGCAACCAGACCGGCACCGTCGTCGCGCACCGACCCGAATGGGTGATTCCGGAGGACGAGGCCTTCGACAAGCTCGAGACCGGCCGCAAGGAACCGTTCTACGTCGTCTCGTTCAAGCAGACCGATCTGTGGCCCCGCTACACCGGGTACGACATCGACACGCTCGAGACCGAATGCGCGGAGGGCTGGCTCCGGGCTCCCGAGAAGGACCAGTAG
- a CDS encoding SH3-like domain-containing protein yields the protein MAQITPAVHDAQDSPYSITNAQYDILRHVLHDVGGQPALPVEYKEKPEEDWEMNTYLTCECLTWRGSWNSEMRRRAEVDLGETQYFGLPYYARWITVAAKVMVDKGLIPLDELSDKIDEVRARLQEARK from the coding sequence CTGGCACAGATCACCCCCGCAGTCCACGACGCGCAGGACTCGCCGTACTCGATCACCAACGCGCAGTACGACATCCTGCGGCACGTCCTGCACGACGTCGGCGGGCAGCCGGCACTCCCGGTCGAGTACAAGGAGAAGCCGGAAGAGGACTGGGAGATGAACACGTACCTCACGTGCGAATGCCTCACGTGGCGCGGTTCGTGGAACTCCGAGATGCGCCGTCGGGCCGAGGTCGACCTCGGTGAGACCCAGTACTTCGGGCTCCCGTACTACGCACGATGGATCACCGTCGCCGCGAAGGTGATGGTCGACAAGGGGCTGATTCCCCTCGACGAACTCTCCGACAAGATCGACGAGGTGCGGGCACGGCTGCAGGAGGCGAGGAAGTGA
- a CDS encoding CbtA family protein, which produces MPLAGSLKSLLLRGLLAGLIAGLLTGAVAFALGEPHVTTAVTIEESAPAVGDPDTINERTLLWLAALVLGLAAVGAAVYVAKALASQHYWTVRTASAIVTFLAIVTVGYLLLPTVNEVGEDFPATLLWQFRVSSLATQATLWLSLGLVYAYLTERAQRGPASPTTAPASTPGQAPTGTSRP; this is translated from the coding sequence GTGCCACTAGCAGGATCGTTGAAGAGCCTGCTGCTGCGAGGCCTTCTCGCCGGGCTGATCGCCGGACTCCTCACCGGCGCAGTCGCCTTCGCGCTCGGTGAACCGCACGTCACGACTGCCGTCACGATCGAGGAATCCGCGCCCGCAGTCGGCGATCCGGACACCATCAACGAGCGGACGCTGCTGTGGCTGGCCGCGCTCGTACTCGGGCTCGCGGCCGTGGGGGCCGCCGTCTACGTCGCCAAGGCGCTTGCGTCGCAACACTACTGGACGGTACGGACCGCCTCCGCGATCGTCACCTTCCTCGCGATCGTCACCGTCGGCTATCTCCTGCTGCCGACCGTGAACGAGGTGGGAGAGGACTTCCCCGCAACTCTGCTGTGGCAGTTCCGGGTGTCGTCGCTGGCGACGCAGGCCACGCTGTGGCTGAGCCTGGGACTGGTCTACGCCTACCTCACCGAACGGGCACAGCGCGGCCCGGCCTCCCCCACCACGGCACCCGCATCCACGCCGGGGCAGGCGCCGACCGGCACCTCACGACCGTAG
- a CDS encoding CbtB domain-containing protein, translating into MTLVHSPNRAIESLGIALVAVGVVLLALLTLYLVGFDQGAISRTGMYMHELMHDGRHLLGLPCH; encoded by the coding sequence ATGACTCTCGTCCACAGCCCGAATCGGGCGATCGAATCACTCGGCATCGCGCTCGTCGCGGTGGGTGTGGTTCTCCTCGCCCTGCTCACGCTCTATCTCGTCGGCTTCGACCAGGGCGCGATCTCCCGCACCGGGATGTACATGCACGAACTGATGCACGACGGCCGCCACCTCCTGGGGCTCCCGTGCCACTAG
- a CDS encoding winged helix-turn-helix transcriptional regulator — protein MRGGGYVVDPGGDNALAIAFGLLGDEWNLWILDHALRGARQYSDWAGRGKISNSVLTGRLAWLTDAGLLDKVVFPIASARPEYLLTDRGRAVWPILAAMWSWEREWAPDGPAGLLRVRHVDCGAEFTPVMVCARCREPAGLDDVTASLGPGAQVARG, from the coding sequence ATGCGTGGGGGCGGCTACGTAGTGGATCCGGGTGGCGACAACGCGCTCGCAATCGCATTCGGTCTGCTCGGCGACGAATGGAATCTGTGGATCCTCGACCATGCCCTGCGCGGGGCGCGACAGTACAGCGACTGGGCGGGTAGGGGGAAGATCTCGAACTCGGTCCTGACCGGACGGCTCGCCTGGCTGACCGACGCGGGCCTGCTCGACAAGGTCGTGTTCCCGATCGCTTCGGCGCGGCCCGAGTATCTGCTCACCGATCGCGGCCGCGCGGTGTGGCCGATCCTGGCGGCGATGTGGTCGTGGGAGCGTGAGTGGGCGCCGGACGGTCCGGCCGGTCTGTTGCGGGTGCGGCACGTCGACTGCGGGGCCGAGTTCACCCCGGTGATGGTGTGCGCGCGGTGCCGGGAGCCGGCCGGGTTGGACGACGTGACTGCGAGTCTCGGTCCGGGCGCCCAGGTCGCGCGTGGATAA
- a CDS encoding class I adenylate-forming enzyme family protein, whose protein sequence is MGELDVEVDRLAAVLLEAGIRAGEVIAVQLPNTVEQVVVFLASWRIGAIVSPLPVHSTDAEIVETCNESCASAFVTAGRIGSSPVAGRVMSVRSQIPTLRVVLSYGVGVPDGVVRIGHTVPTAADIERVAEYATTHVVDPNDCIAICWTAGTEGEPKGVPHAHYESLAQARALVRYASLTVDDVILNPFPMMTAAGIVGTLLPWLSVGCVLVQHQPPDLDVFLRQIAEEKVTYTAGRPAVLAEIERREGPTVDLSTLTRIGVGAGPMSPDTVRKWKESYGVELINFFGSVEGVSLRSAPTGVARGQRTLLYPRAGDATGAEVDLVDGRTGDEIVVPGVPGELRVKGPTVFAGYLNPARDRDPFDEDGFLRTGDLFVIDGPGDGYLRFVDRAADLIVRDGVPIGSAELEMLIAEHPSVAEVAVVGCPDGGTGERVVAVVGCRPGSILDLDELVEHLESRGVGADEAPQRLVVSKALPRNRSGKILKRELREQLSRG, encoded by the coding sequence GTGGGCGAACTCGATGTCGAGGTCGACCGGTTGGCGGCGGTGCTGCTCGAGGCCGGGATCAGGGCCGGCGAGGTGATCGCCGTCCAGTTGCCGAACACCGTCGAACAGGTCGTCGTCTTCCTCGCATCCTGGCGGATCGGTGCGATCGTGTCGCCGCTGCCGGTGCATTCGACCGATGCGGAGATCGTCGAGACGTGCAACGAGTCGTGTGCCAGTGCCTTCGTCACCGCGGGTCGGATCGGATCGAGTCCCGTCGCCGGTCGGGTGATGTCCGTGCGGTCGCAGATCCCCACGCTTCGGGTCGTCCTCAGCTACGGGGTGGGTGTGCCCGACGGCGTCGTGCGGATCGGGCACACGGTGCCGACGGCAGCCGACATCGAAAGGGTTGCCGAGTACGCGACAACGCACGTCGTCGACCCCAACGACTGCATCGCCATCTGCTGGACGGCAGGAACGGAGGGCGAACCCAAGGGGGTGCCGCACGCCCACTACGAGTCGCTCGCCCAGGCTCGGGCCCTCGTCCGATACGCGTCGCTGACCGTCGACGACGTGATCCTCAACCCGTTCCCGATGATGACGGCCGCGGGGATCGTCGGAACGCTGCTGCCGTGGCTCTCCGTCGGATGTGTGCTGGTGCAGCATCAGCCGCCCGACCTCGATGTCTTTCTGCGTCAGATCGCGGAGGAGAAGGTCACCTACACCGCGGGGCGGCCGGCGGTACTCGCTGAGATCGAACGGCGTGAGGGGCCCACGGTCGACCTGTCGACCCTCACCCGGATCGGCGTAGGCGCCGGACCGATGTCGCCCGACACGGTGCGGAAGTGGAAGGAGAGTTACGGGGTCGAGTTGATCAACTTCTTCGGCAGCGTCGAGGGCGTGAGCCTGCGCTCGGCGCCGACGGGCGTGGCGCGGGGACAGCGGACTCTGCTGTATCCGCGGGCAGGCGACGCCACGGGAGCCGAGGTCGATCTGGTGGACGGCCGCACCGGAGACGAGATCGTCGTCCCGGGCGTTCCCGGGGAACTCCGGGTCAAGGGGCCGACGGTGTTCGCGGGGTACCTCAACCCGGCGCGGGACCGGGATCCGTTCGACGAGGACGGCTTCCTCCGGACCGGCGACCTGTTCGTGATCGACGGTCCGGGCGACGGGTACCTCAGGTTCGTCGACCGGGCTGCCGACCTCATCGTGCGCGACGGCGTCCCGATCGGATCGGCCGAGTTGGAGATGCTGATCGCGGAGCATCCCTCTGTCGCGGAGGTGGCGGTCGTCGGATGCCCCGACGGCGGGACGGGCGAACGCGTCGTCGCGGTCGTGGGATGTCGGCCCGGATCGATCCTCGATCTCGACGAGTTGGTCGAGCACCTCGAGAGCCGGGGTGTCGGCGCCGACGAGGCGCCGCAGCGCCTGGTCGTCTCCAAAGCCCTGCCGCGCAACCGGTCCGGCAAGATCCTCAAGCGGGAGTTACGGGAGCAGTTGAGTCGCGGCTGA
- a CDS encoding DsbA family oxidoreductase, with protein sequence MENNAAVSESDQPTVLVEVWSDIACPWCYIGKRRFAAALADFPHRDRVEVVWRSYQLAPDTPVGARRSQLEVVAERRGVPVEQARELYEHVARTAAVDGLVMDLDTLTASNTFDAHRLLHLAGDRQDELLEALFRGYFTDGKVIDDRTVLVELAASAGLDADEVTAALDGDAGADLVRADIETARQLQVSGVPFFVANRRLAVSGAQPADVFAELLRQAYDQTAGETSAAPGGDAEGCTDDTCAI encoded by the coding sequence ATCGAGAACAATGCCGCCGTATCCGAATCCGATCAGCCGACCGTTTTGGTCGAGGTGTGGTCGGACATCGCCTGCCCGTGGTGCTACATCGGTAAGCGCCGCTTCGCGGCGGCCCTCGCCGACTTCCCGCACCGCGACCGTGTCGAGGTGGTGTGGCGGTCGTACCAGCTCGCTCCCGACACCCCGGTGGGTGCCCGGCGCAGTCAGCTCGAGGTCGTCGCGGAGCGTCGGGGCGTGCCGGTCGAGCAGGCGCGGGAGTTGTACGAGCACGTCGCCCGTACGGCTGCAGTCGACGGTTTGGTGATGGATCTCGACACCCTGACCGCGTCCAACACGTTCGACGCCCATCGCCTGCTGCATCTGGCCGGCGATCGGCAGGACGAGCTGCTCGAGGCGTTGTTCCGGGGATACTTCACGGACGGCAAGGTGATCGACGACCGGACCGTGCTCGTCGAGCTCGCCGCGAGCGCCGGCCTGGACGCCGACGAGGTCACAGCGGCGCTCGACGGCGACGCCGGCGCCGACCTGGTGCGGGCCGACATCGAGACGGCCCGCCAGCTGCAGGTGTCGGGGGTGCCGTTCTTCGTGGCGAATCGGCGTCTCGCGGTGTCGGGCGCGCAGCCGGCGGACGTGTTCGCGGAGCTGCTCCGTCAGGCGTACGACCAGACGGCAGGCGAAACCAGTGCAGCCCCCGGCGGTGATGCCGAGGGCTGCACTGACGATACGTGCGCGATCTGA
- a CDS encoding CbtA family protein, giving the protein MPLTTLTDSFKTLLRGLLAGLIAGLLAGAVAFTLGEPHVQAAINIEESAAAAEAPGADHHAGEATTDPGAAEESAGHSHGDEEPLVSRTGQRAGLFLATALAGLALGAIFAVVVHYARRFTAVNGPLLAIAVAGCGWLAIEAVPFFKYPANPPAVGDPDTINERTLLWLASVILGLAAVAVAVYVGRALRNQQLVTLRVIGQVAAFLVVAAIGYIALPGINEVGEDFPATLLWEFRVSSLATQAMLWLALGLAFAFLTERAHRRVTR; this is encoded by the coding sequence GTGCCACTGACCACGCTCACGGACAGTTTCAAGACCCTCCTCCGCGGGCTGCTGGCCGGCCTGATCGCGGGCTTGCTCGCCGGTGCCGTCGCGTTCACGCTCGGCGAGCCGCACGTGCAGGCCGCGATCAACATCGAGGAGTCGGCAGCAGCCGCCGAGGCGCCTGGAGCGGACCATCACGCGGGCGAGGCCACCACGGATCCCGGCGCCGCGGAAGAGTCCGCGGGACACTCCCACGGTGACGAAGAACCCCTCGTCAGCCGCACCGGCCAGCGCGCAGGCCTGTTCCTCGCAACCGCGCTGGCCGGGCTGGCGCTCGGTGCGATCTTCGCGGTCGTCGTGCACTACGCACGCCGTTTCACCGCCGTGAACGGGCCGCTACTGGCAATCGCCGTCGCCGGATGCGGTTGGCTCGCAATCGAAGCCGTGCCGTTCTTCAAGTACCCGGCGAATCCGCCGGCCGTCGGCGACCCGGACACCATCAACGAGCGCACCCTGCTGTGGCTCGCGTCGGTGATCCTGGGACTGGCCGCCGTGGCCGTGGCCGTGTACGTGGGGCGCGCACTGCGCAACCAGCAACTGGTGACGCTGCGCGTCATCGGCCAGGTGGCCGCGTTCCTCGTCGTGGCTGCAATCGGGTACATCGCGCTTCCCGGCATCAACGAGGTCGGCGAGGACTTCCCGGCCACGCTGCTGTGGGAGTTCCGGGTCTCTTCGCTCGCAACGCAGGCCATGCTGTGGCTCGCGCTGGGGCTGGCGTTCGCGTTCCTCACGGAACGCGCCCACCGCCGCGTGACCCGCTAG
- a CDS encoding CbtB domain-containing protein: MGAITVAVVLHAMLALYLVGFDQGAISRSGMYMHKLMHDGRHLLGLPCH; this comes from the coding sequence ATCGGAGCCATCACCGTCGCAGTAGTTCTCCACGCAATGCTGGCCCTCTACCTGGTCGGATTCGACCAGGGGGCAATCTCCCGCAGCGGCATGTACATGCACAAGCTCATGCATGACGGTCGGCACCTGCTGGGCCTGCCGTGCCACTGA
- the mhuD gene encoding mycobilin-forming heme oxygenase MhuD, giving the protein MAVVKINAIEIPEGAGPELEKRFAARAHAVENSPGFLGFQLLRPVKGENRYFVVTQWESDEAFQAWASGPAREAHAGERAKPVASGASLLEFDVVLDVAAASGS; this is encoded by the coding sequence ATGGCAGTCGTGAAGATCAACGCAATCGAGATCCCCGAGGGCGCCGGCCCCGAGCTGGAGAAGCGGTTCGCCGCTCGCGCCCACGCCGTCGAGAACTCCCCCGGGTTCCTCGGATTCCAGCTCCTGCGTCCGGTGAAGGGCGAGAACCGCTACTTCGTCGTCACGCAGTGGGAGTCCGACGAGGCGTTCCAGGCGTGGGCCAGCGGCCCGGCCCGCGAAGCCCATGCCGGCGAGCGCGCGAAGCCGGTCGCCAGCGGTGCGTCGCTGCTCGAGTTCGACGTGGTGCTCGACGTCGCAGCGGCGTCCGGTTCCTGA
- a CDS encoding alpha/beta fold hydrolase, with protein MLHDEGGTGRPILLLHGLMGSSRTWVRHVPWLRDHGRVYTFDAAGHGRPIASAPTTELFVADLADALAAVDEPITVIGHSMGALHAWCFAAAHPGRVRALVLEDMAPDFRGRTANDWAAMVSAWPQPFPTEESVLDYFGEVAGRYFLDSFERRADGWYLHGDVETFRDISEEWGTRDFWAQWESVTAPALLIEGEFTITPEGQMRRMLDGHDDARYVWVAQAGHLVHDDQPQRYRDAVEEFLKTLD; from the coding sequence GTGTTGCACGACGAGGGTGGGACGGGCCGGCCGATACTGCTGCTCCACGGGCTGATGGGCAGCTCGCGGACGTGGGTGCGGCACGTGCCCTGGCTGCGGGACCACGGCCGTGTCTACACATTCGACGCCGCCGGGCACGGACGCCCCATCGCGTCGGCTCCCACGACCGAACTCTTCGTGGCCGACCTCGCGGACGCGCTCGCCGCCGTCGACGAGCCGATCACCGTCATCGGCCATTCCATGGGCGCGCTGCACGCGTGGTGCTTCGCGGCCGCCCATCCCGGGCGGGTTCGCGCGCTGGTGCTCGAGGACATGGCGCCGGACTTCCGTGGTCGGACGGCAAACGATTGGGCGGCAATGGTTTCCGCGTGGCCGCAGCCGTTCCCCACCGAGGAGTCCGTCCTGGACTACTTCGGAGAGGTGGCCGGCCGCTACTTCCTCGACTCGTTCGAGCGCCGCGCCGACGGTTGGTACCTGCACGGTGACGTCGAGACGTTCCGCGACATCTCCGAGGAGTGGGGCACCCGCGACTTCTGGGCGCAGTGGGAGTCCGTGACGGCCCCCGCGCTGCTGATCGAGGGCGAGTTCACGATCACCCCGGAGGGACAGATGCGCCGCATGCTCGACGGCCACGACGACGCCCGCTACGTGTGGGTCGCTCAAGCCGGGCACCTCGTCCACGACGATCAGCCCCAGCGGTACCGTGACGCCGTCGAAGAGTTCCTGAAGACGTTGGACTGA
- a CDS encoding A/G-specific adenine glycosylase has protein sequence MSVDGSALLRWYDEQARDLPWRRDGVTAWHILMSEIMLQQTPVVRVAPIWEEWVRRWPVPSLMAASSQADVLRAWGKLGYPRRALRLHECAGVLADRHGDQVPTDVDVLLGLPGIGDYTARAVACFAYGQRVPVVDTNVRRVVARAVHGRADQGNPSAKRDMADVDALLPRTRARAARFSAALMELGATVCTARTPDCASCPLATCAWVEAGRPAHVGEPRKVQKFAGTDRQVRGKLMDVLRDSSHPVERARLDLVWLSDPGQRDRALDSLLVDGLIEQTEDGLFALAGEGS, from the coding sequence ATGTCGGTGGACGGTTCAGCACTGCTGCGCTGGTACGACGAGCAGGCCCGGGACCTGCCGTGGCGTCGCGACGGCGTGACGGCCTGGCACATTCTGATGAGCGAGATCATGCTGCAGCAGACCCCCGTCGTCCGCGTCGCGCCGATCTGGGAGGAATGGGTGCGGCGCTGGCCGGTGCCGTCGCTGATGGCCGCGTCGAGCCAGGCGGACGTGCTGCGCGCGTGGGGAAAGCTCGGCTACCCGCGCCGGGCACTGCGCCTGCACGAGTGCGCGGGCGTGCTGGCCGACCGGCACGGCGACCAGGTGCCCACCGACGTCGACGTCCTGCTGGGCCTGCCGGGGATCGGCGACTACACCGCCCGTGCCGTGGCATGTTTCGCATACGGGCAGCGAGTTCCCGTAGTGGACACCAATGTTCGACGCGTCGTCGCGCGTGCCGTTCACGGCCGGGCGGATCAGGGCAATCCGTCCGCGAAGCGCGACATGGCGGACGTCGATGCGCTCCTGCCGCGCACCCGGGCCCGCGCCGCACGGTTCTCCGCCGCACTGATGGAGCTCGGCGCCACGGTGTGCACCGCCCGGACCCCCGACTGTGCGAGCTGCCCACTGGCGACCTGCGCATGGGTGGAGGCCGGGCGGCCCGCGCACGTCGGCGAGCCCCGCAAGGTGCAGAAGTTCGCGGGAACGGATCGCCAGGTCCGCGGGAAGCTGATGGACGTGCTGCGCGACAGCTCCCACCCGGTGGAGCGCGCGCGACTCGACCTCGTGTGGCTCAGCGACCCCGGGCAGCGCGACCGCGCACTCGATTCGCTCCTCGTCGACGGGTTGATCGAGCAGACCGAGGACGGACTGTTCGCCCTCGCCGGCGAGGGCAGTTGA
- a CDS encoding carbonic anhydrase, translating into MPNSNPISAWKALKQGNERFVSGTPLHPSQGIADRAKLVDAQHPTAVLFGCGDSRVAAEIIFDVGLGDMFVVRTAGHVIDSSVLGSIEYAVEILNVPLIVVFGHDGCGAVKATLDALDKGRIPNGFIRDVVERVAPSILMGRQEGLTTVDELEGRHVVETGSLLMQRSRIIADRVEKGTCAIVGVTYKLSDGDIKLQGVVGDIGESVD; encoded by the coding sequence ATGCCCAATTCCAACCCGATCTCCGCTTGGAAAGCCCTCAAGCAGGGTAACGAGCGCTTCGTCAGTGGCACCCCGCTGCATCCGAGTCAGGGTATTGCCGACCGCGCGAAACTGGTCGACGCCCAGCACCCGACGGCAGTGCTCTTCGGTTGCGGCGACTCCCGCGTCGCCGCCGAGATCATCTTCGACGTCGGTCTCGGCGACATGTTCGTCGTCCGCACGGCCGGTCACGTCATCGACAGTTCGGTGCTCGGGTCCATCGAGTACGCCGTCGAGATCCTCAACGTGCCGCTCATCGTCGTGTTCGGCCACGACGGCTGCGGCGCGGTCAAGGCCACGCTCGACGCCCTCGACAAGGGCCGGATCCCCAACGGCTTCATCCGCGACGTCGTCGAACGCGTGGCTCCGTCGATCCTGATGGGTCGGCAGGAGGGCCTCACAACCGTCGACGAGCTCGAGGGCCGGCACGTGGTCGAGACCGGTTCGCTGCTGATGCAGCGTTCGCGCATCATCGCCGACCGGGTGGAGAAGGGCACGTGCGCAATCGTCGGCGTCACCTACAAGCTCTCCGACGGCGACATCAAGCTGCAGGGTGTGGTGGGTGACATCGGCGAGTCGGTGGACTGA
- the disA gene encoding DNA integrity scanning diadenylate cyclase DisA, translating to MNDATPSAVLRETIARLAPGTALRDGLERILRGRTGALIVLGYDDQVEELCDGGFELDVEFAPTRLRELSKMDGAVVLSTDGTRIVRANVQLVPNHKIPTVESGTRHRAAERTAIETGYPVVSVSQSMSIVSVYVGGIRHVINGSATILSRANQAVATLERYKARLDGVTRQLSVVEIEDFVTLRDALTVVQRLEMVRRVSVEIEQDVLELGTDGRQLALQLEELVGDNDTVRQLMVRDYLAGSEPASTTAVESTLSALDKLTDVDLLDLTTLARAFGYPGTIEALDAPMSPRGYRVLTRVPRLQFLQIHRLVSSFGTLQGLLAATAADLQSVDGIGGLWARHIREGLSRLAEASISGPYD from the coding sequence ATGAACGATGCCACGCCGTCCGCGGTGCTCCGCGAAACGATCGCGCGCCTGGCCCCCGGAACCGCGCTGCGCGACGGACTCGAGCGCATCCTGCGCGGGCGCACCGGCGCCCTGATCGTGCTCGGCTACGACGACCAGGTCGAGGAGCTGTGCGACGGCGGATTCGAGCTCGACGTCGAGTTCGCGCCCACCCGCCTGCGCGAGCTGTCGAAGATGGACGGTGCCGTCGTCCTCTCCACCGACGGCACCCGCATCGTCCGCGCCAACGTACAACTGGTGCCGAACCACAAGATCCCCACCGTGGAGTCCGGAACGCGCCACCGCGCGGCCGAGCGCACCGCGATCGAGACCGGCTACCCCGTCGTGTCGGTGAGCCAGTCGATGAGCATCGTGAGCGTGTACGTCGGCGGAATCCGACACGTCATCAACGGGTCGGCGACCATCCTGTCCCGCGCGAACCAGGCCGTCGCGACCCTCGAGCGGTACAAGGCCCGGCTCGACGGGGTCACCCGTCAGCTGTCGGTCGTCGAGATCGAGGACTTCGTCACGCTGCGCGACGCGCTGACCGTGGTGCAGCGCCTCGAGATGGTGCGCCGGGTGTCCGTCGAGATCGAACAGGACGTGCTCGAGCTGGGCACCGACGGCCGGCAGCTCGCGCTGCAGCTCGAGGAACTGGTCGGCGACAACGACACGGTCCGCCAGCTCATGGTGCGCGATTACCTGGCCGGATCCGAGCCCGCCTCGACGACGGCGGTGGAGAGCACGCTGTCCGCGCTCGACAAGCTCACCGACGTGGATCTGCTCGACCTCACCACCCTGGCCCGCGCCTTCGGTTACCCGGGCACCATCGAGGCGCTCGACGCACCGATGAGCCCGCGCGGTTACCGGGTGCTCACCCGGGTGCCCCGGCTGCAGTTCCTGCAGATCCACCGGCTGGTGAGCTCGTTCGGGACCCTGCAGGGGCTGCTCGCGGCCACGGCCGCGGACCTGCAGTCCGTCGACGGCATCGGTGGCCTGTGGGCCCGGCACATCCGCGAGGGCCTCTCACGGCTCGCGGAGGCCTCGATCAGCGGACCGTACGACTAG
- a CDS encoding PaaI family thioesterase, producing the protein MSSTWTLPDDLVLPELPDFFPAPGEPLPQHWSKCFGCGDDQPAGMAMTFLAGENLSVTGRLEVAKRYQGGPGVIHGGILSTAFDEVQGMACMVLGGPVVTAHLEIDFARPIPLGSVLEFRARIEGTVRRKAYTTSEAFIVEGPGVDPKTPVATSRGLFLTVNPEHFAPTAAFVDGEPTSPFGTSAV; encoded by the coding sequence GTGAGCAGTACTTGGACCTTGCCCGATGACCTTGTCCTTCCCGAGCTGCCGGATTTCTTCCCGGCGCCGGGAGAGCCGCTTCCCCAGCACTGGTCCAAGTGCTTCGGCTGCGGTGACGACCAGCCCGCCGGTATGGCGATGACCTTTCTCGCGGGAGAGAACCTGTCCGTCACCGGGCGCCTCGAGGTTGCCAAGCGTTACCAGGGTGGCCCCGGCGTGATCCACGGCGGCATCCTCTCCACCGCGTTCGACGAGGTGCAGGGCATGGCGTGCATGGTTCTCGGCGGCCCCGTCGTCACTGCGCACCTCGAGATCGACTTCGCGCGTCCGATCCCGCTGGGTTCGGTGCTCGAGTTCCGTGCCCGCATCGAGGGCACGGTCCGCCGCAAGGCGTACACGACCTCGGAGGCGTTCATCGTGGAGGGGCCCGGCGTCGACCCGAAGACGCCCGTCGCGACCTCGCGCGGCCTGTTCCTGACCGTCAACCCCGAGCACTTCGCTCCGACGGCGGCCTTCGTCGACGGCGAACCGACGTCGCCGTTCGGCACGTCGGCGGTCTGA